From the Notolabrus celidotus isolate fNotCel1 chromosome 12, fNotCel1.pri, whole genome shotgun sequence genome, one window contains:
- the cpvl gene encoding LOW QUALITY PROTEIN: probable serine carboxypeptidase CPVL (The sequence of the model RefSeq protein was modified relative to this genomic sequence to represent the inferred CDS: inserted 2 bases in 2 codons) — protein sequence MRQTLALVFLWACLDLALSRGCSSFFCGKSHRVSSLNGVDPGSPLFITPYLEKGAVDEARKLSLVGDLPGANVKSYAGYFTVNKKYNSNLYFWFFPALMANRDDAPVLLWLQGGPGGTSMFGLFVEHGPYVVFKNMTVGMRDYAWTSRYSVLYXDNPVGTGFSFTDDDRGYTQNQDDVGRDLYSALTQFFQLFPEYQSNEFYATGESYAGKYVPAISYYIHKHNPTAKVKINFKGMAIGDGLCDPELMLGGYGEFLYQTGMIDELQXQYVNQQTDLGVKLIQQQKWVQAFEVFDSLLNGDVEPYPSFFQNATGCTNYFNYLDCQEPEDQEYFSQFVTLPAVRRAIHVGNLTFHDGSLVEKHLMQDVMKSIKPWLGVLMDNYRVLIYSGQLDVIVAAPLTERFLPTVNWTGAAEYKTAPRFHWKTQPSDTEVAGYVRQVGEFYQVIIRGGGHILPYDQPARSFDMIDRFLSTRGWI from the exons ATGAG GCAAACTTTGGCTCTCGTGTTTCTGTGGGCCTGTCTGGACTTGGCTCTCTCCAGGGGCTGCTCGTCCTTCTTCTGCGGGAAATCTCACCGTGTCAGCAGCCTGAATGGAGTCGACCCTGGGTCTCCTCTGTTTATTACACCCTACCTGGAGAAGGGTGCTGTTGATGAAG ctagAAAACTGAGTTTGGTGGGAGACCTGCCGGGTGCAAACGTCAAGAGTTATGCAGGCTACTTCACtgtcaacaaaaagtacaacAGCAACCTCTACTTTTGGTTCTTCCCTGCACTGATG GCAAACAGAGATGACGCTCCTGTCCTGCTCTGGCTGCAAGGCGGTCCCGGTGGCACCTCCATGTTTGGTCTGTTTGTGGAACATGGACCATATGTGGTGTTTAAGAACATGACTG TTGGTATGAGGGACTATGCTTGGACATCGAGATACTCAGTTCTGT ATGACAACCCA GTTGGAACAGGTTTCAGCTTCACTGACGATGACAGGGGCTACACTCAGAACCAGGATGATGTTGGCAGGGATCTGTACAG tgCTTTGACACAGTTTTTCCAGCTCTTTCCTGAGTATCAGTCCAATGAGTTTTATGCAACTGGCGAG TCATATGCAGGGAAATATGTTCCTGCCATTTCTTACTACATCCACAAACACAACCCCACTGCCAAAGTGAAAATCAACTTCAAGGGGATGGCTATCGGTGACGGGCTGTGCGATCCAGAACTG ATGCTGGGTGGTTATGGTGAGTTTCTGTACCAAACGGGGATGATAGATGAACTCC GGCAGTATGTCAACCAGCAGACAGACCTGGGGGTTAAACTGATCCAGCAACAGAAATGGGTCCAGGCTTTTGAG GTATTTGATAGCTTGCTGAATGGGGATGTGGAGCCGTACCCCTCCTTCTTCCAAAATGCTACAGGCTGCACCAACTACTTCAACTACCTGGATTGTCAG GAGCCTGAAGACCAGGAGTACTTCTCCCAGTTTGTGACTCTTCCAGCAGTGCGACGAGCCATTCATGTGGGGAACCTGACATTCCACGACGGCTCGTTGGTGGAGAAGCACCTCATGCAGGATGTCATGAAGAGCATCAAACCGTGGCTCGGGGTGCTGATGGACAACTACAGG GTGTTAATCTACAGCGGTCAGCTGGATGTAATCGTAGCAGCTCCACTGACTGAGAGGTTTCTGCCCACTGTGAACTGGACTGGAGCTGCTGAGTACAAAACAGCCCCTCGCTTCCACTGGAAGACGCAGCCCAGTGACACAGAGGTGGCCGGTTATGTACGGCAAGTGGGAGAGTTTTACCAG GTGATCATTCGAGGAGGGGGACACATTCTGCCCTATGATCAGCCGGCGAGGTCCTTCGACATGATAGACAGATTCCTGTCAACGCGGGGATGGATATGA